In Streptosporangium album, the sequence CCCGCACCCCATCGAGCTGCCCGAGCAACTCCTCAACGGCCCCAACCTCACCCGCCACGACCACAGATGTGGGGCCGTTGACCGCCGCGACCGACACCCGGCCACCCCAGGCCGCGAGCCGCTCCTCCACCTGCTCCACCGGCAGCGCCACCGACGCCATCGCCCCCAGCCCGGCCAGCCGCTCCCCGATCAGACGGCTCCGCAAGGCCACCACCCGAGCCCCATCGGACAGCGACAGACCGCCCGCCACCACGGCTGCGGCGATCTCACCCTGCGAATGCCCAACCACCGCATCGGGGTGCAGGCCGAGCGATTCCCACACCGCCGCCAGCGACACCATCACCGCCCACGACACCGGCTGGACCACATCCACCCTGTCCAAGTCGCCCCCGCGGATCACTTCCAGCAACGACCAGTTCACGAACGGCTCAAGAGCCGCCGCACACTCCGCCATCCGCCCCGCGAACACCGGCGACTCCTCCAGCAGCCGCCGACCCATCCCCACCCACTGCGCCCCTTGACCAGGGAACACCCACACCGACTTCCCATCGACGTCGGCCACACCGCGCACGACGCCGGCGGCAGCCTCACCCGCCGCCACCGCACCCAGACCGGCCAGCAGCTCCCCGCCGACCACCACCGCACGGTGCTCGAACACCGACCGCGACGACACCAGCGCATACCCCACATCCACCGGATGCAGACCGCCACGCACATGCGCCATCAGACGATCCGCCTGTGCCCGCAACGCCCCGGCAGTCCTGCCCGACACCACCCACGGCACCACGCCCGCCGCAGGCTCGCGATCCTCCGTTACGACTTCCGGCCCTTGCTCGAGGATCATGTGCGCGTTGGTGCCGCTGATCCCGAACGACGACACACCAGCCCGGCGCGGACGACCGGTCTCCGGCCACTCGGTGGCCTCGGCCAGCACCTCCACCGCGCCCGTAGTCCAGTCCACATGCGAGGACGGCGCATCCACGTGCAACGTCCTGGGCAGCACCCCGTGCCAGAGCGCCATCACCATCTTGATCACACCAGCGACGCCGGCCGCCGCCTGCGAGTGCCCGATGTTCGACTTCACGGAGCCGAGCAGCAGCGGCCGCTCCCGACCCTGACCGTAGGTGGCAAGCAGCGCCTGAGCCTCGATCGGGTCACCCAGGACGGTACCCGTCCCGTGCGCCTCGACCGCGTCCACGTCAGCGGGAGCGAGCCCGGCATTGGCCAGCGTCTGACGGATCACCCGACGCTGCGACGGCCCGTTCGGCGCCGTCAGGCCGTTGGACGCGCCGTCCTGGTTGATCGCGGACCCACGCACGATCGCCAGCACCTGGTGCCCGTTATGCTGAGCGTCCGACAGCCGCTCCAGCATCACCAGACCGACACCCTCGGACCAGCCGATACCGTCCGCCGAGTCGGCGAAGGCCTTGCACCGGGCGTCAGGCGCCAGCCCACCCTGCTCGTTGAACTCGGCGAACGCCCCCAATGTCGCCATCACCGTCGCGCCACCGGCGAGGGCCAGCGAGCACTCGCCGTTGCGCAGCGCCTGTGCCGCCATGTGGATGGTGACCAACGACGACGAGCACGCGGTGTCCACCGTGACCGCCGGGCCCTCCAGCCCGAAGGTGTAGGAGATCCGCCCGGACGCCACACTCGCCAGATGGCCGGTCATGATGTGACCGCGCGACTCTTCCCCGGGAACGTAGTCCGTCCCCACGGAGCCGATGTACACACCGGTGGCGCTGCCGCGCAACGCGTCCGCCGCGATGCCGGCGCGCTCGAATGCCTCCCAGGCGACCTCCAGCAGCAGCCGCTGCTGCGGATCCATCGCCAGCGCCTCACGCGGCGAGATCCTGAAGAACTCCGCGTCGAACTCGGGCGCGTCGAAGATGAACCCGCCCTTCAGCCCGAAGTCACCGTAGCTCTGCCAGCCACGGTCGCTCGGAAGCGGGGTGATGGCGTCCTGTTCCTCGATGACCAGCCGCCACAGATCCTCCGGAGAGCTCACCCCGCCGGGGAAGCGGCACGCCATCGAGACGATCACGATCGGGTCATCCGTCATCGGGGCAGCGGCCACGGGCACCATGACGTCACCGTGCGTGCCCAGCACCTCGCTCAACAGGTGCTCGGCCAGAACGATCGGGGTTGGGTAGTCGAAGATGGCCGTGGACGGCAGGCGCAGCCCGGTGGCGGTGTTGAGCCGGTTGCGCAGCTCGATCGCGGTGAGGGAGTCGAAGCCCAGCTCGCGGAACTCGCGGCGCGCCTCCACGGCGTCCAGCGAAGGATGCCCGAGGACGGCGGCGGCCTGAGCCCGGACCAGGTCGACGACGAACCGGACGCGGTCAGCCTGCGTCAGACCGGCCACCTGCCGCAACAGCACCCCGTCACCGGCGGGCGCCGACGATGCCGTACGGCGGGCGCCGCGCACGAGGCCGCGCAGCAGCGGCGGGATCTGTTCCTGCGGCAGGGACGGCGGGTTCAACCGCACCGGCACCACCAGCGGCAGATCCGAGCCGATCGCGGCATCGAACAAGGCCAGCCCCTGCTCGGTGGTGATCGGCGGCATCCCGGCAGCGGTCATCCGCTGCACATCGGCCCGGGACATGCCGCCGGTCATCCCGGTGGCCCGCTCCCACAGCCCCCATGCCAGCGACAAGCCCGGCAACCCGTGCGCCCGGCGCTGGGCCATCAACGCATCCAGCCACGCATTCGCAGCCGCGTAATTGCCTTGCCCGGCGCTCCCCATCACCCCAGCAAAGGAGGAGAACACCACAAACGCGGCGAGATCCGGGTCCTGGGTGAGTTCGTGCAGGTGCCAGACGGCATCGACCTTCGGCCTCAGGACGGTGTCCAGCCGTTCCGGTGTCAGTGAGGCGATCGTGCCGTCATCCAGCACACCCGCCGCGTGAATCACCACGGTCAGCGCACGCCCGGACAGCAGCGCCGCCACCTGGTCTCGGTCGGCCATGTCGCAGGCGGCGATCTCGACGTCTGCGCCGTGAGCGATCAGCTCGGCCTGCAGCTCCGCCGCTCCAGGAGCGTCGAGTCCCCGCCGGCTGGTCAGCAGCAGATGCCGCACCCCGTGCTCGGCCACCACGTGCCGAGCCACCTCAGCACCCAGACCACCCGTGCCGCCGGTGATCAGCACCGTCCCATCCGGATCCCACCGGCGCGGCATCGTCAACACGATCTTGCCCGTATGCCTGGCCTGACTCATGAACCGGAACGCCTCCCGGCCGCGTCGCACGTCCCACGCCGTCACCGGCAACGGCCGCAACTCACCAGCCGCGAACAACCCCATCAGCTCGATCAGGATCTCGCGCAGCCGATCGGTGCCCGCATCCAGCACATCGAACCAGCGATAAACCAACCCCGGGAACCGGTCCGCGTCACGGATATCGAGCTTGCCCATCTCGACGAACCGGCCCCCCGGACGCAACAACCGCGCCGAGGCATCGACGAAATCCCCGGTCAACGAATTGAGGACCACGTCGATCCCCCGCTCCCGGCGGAACTTCTCCTCGAAGTCCAGATCCCGCGAGGAGGCGATGTGATCGTCCGGGATACCCAGCGACCGCAGCACATCCCACTTGGCCGGACTCGCCGTGGCGAACACCTCCACACCCAGCCGCTGCGCCAGTTGGATCGCCGCCATCCCCGCACCGCCCGTGCCGGCATGCACCAGCAACGACTCACCAGCCCGCAACCCGGCCAGATCCATCAACCCGTAGAAGACCGTCAGGAACACCACCGGGATCGTCGCCGCCTCCTCAAACGACATCCCATCCGGAATCTTCACCAGTAGCTGATCACCGGCCACCACAACCGGGCCGAAACCGCCCTCGACCAGACCCACGACACGGTCCCCGGGCTGCAGGCCGGCAACTCCGGGACCCACCTCCAGGACCACCCCGGCCGCCTCGCCGCCCATCAAGCCGACCTTGTCCTGGAACCAGCCCAGCGCATTCAGCCCATCCAGCAGATCCCGGAAGTTCACCCCCGCGGCATGGACCTCAATCCGCACCTGCCCAGCAGTCAGCGGAGCAGCGGCCTGCGGGAACTCCAGCAGCTCCAGCGCATCCAGACTCCCCTTAGCCCGGCTCCCCAACCGCCACGCCACCCCACCCGACGGCGGCAACAACCCCGCCCCCGACCCCAGCACCGCCAACCGCAGCACCCGAACCTGCCCAGCCCGCACCGCCACCTGCGGCTCACCCGAAGCCAGAACCCCAGCCAGCGTCTCCGGCTCTAGATCTGCGCCCACATCCAGCAGGACGAAACGACCCGGATCCTCCGACTGCGCCGACCGCACCAACCCCCACACCGCCGCAGCGGCCAGATCCTCCACGGGCTCACCGTCGCTCGCCGAGACAGCGCCCCTAGTCACGAACACCAGCCGCGAACCTTCCAGCCGCTCATCGGCCAGCCACTCCTGCAGGAGTCTGAGCACCGAAGCGGCCACCTCATGCGCACCGGCCACCACATCCACGCCCAGCCCGGCCACCCCAGCCAGCACAACACCGGGAACCGGCCCGGCCGAGGCCAGCGCCGACAGATCCCGATGAACCTCGACCGGCCACGCCTCCACAAGATCCGGCCCCAACCCCTCAAGACCGGCCACCGTCACATCGGCCACAGGCAGGTCGGCGAGCGTGGCCCACTCCAGCCGGAACAGCCCATCCCGCTCCGACACCCGACCACCCGCAGCGGCGAGCTGGTCCGGCGAGAACGGACGCAACACCAACGACCCCACCGACAACACCGGCTCACCAGCGGCATCCACCGCCGTCAACGCGACCGAATCGACACCCGTCCCGGCCAGCCGCACCCGCAATACGGACGCCCCGCTCGCGTGCAGGCAGACTCCACCCCACGAGAACGGCAACCGGCCACCCTCCACCGGCTCCAGCCCCACGAACGGAACCGCATGCAGCACCGCATCCAGCAAAGCCGGATGCACCCCGAACAACCCCGCGCTCGACGAAGCCTGCTCAGGAAGAACAACCTCGACAAACACCTCACCATCCCGGCCTTGCCAAGCCGCCCGAAGCCCCTGGAACACCGGCCCGTACTCGAACCCACCAGCCGCCAGGTCCCCATAGACCCCGTCCACGTCGATCACGGACACACCCCGCGGCGGCCATTCCCCGACATCGAACCGCTCCCCTGCCGAACCCCCTGCCGCCAGCACGCCGACCGCGTGACGCACCCACGGCGCGTCATCCCCGGCCTCGGCCGCTCGGGCGTAAATGCTCAGGCTCCGGTGGCCGTTGTCCTGCGCGGCGCCTACCCACACCTGCACCGCGACCGCATCCCGCTCACCCAGCACCAGCGGAGCCGTCAAGGTCAACTCCTCGACCACCTCGCACCCGACCCGATCCCCGGCCCGGATCGCCAACTCCAGGAACCCAGTCCCCGGGAAGATCACCGTCCCCGCCACCGCATGATCAGCCAGCCACGGATGCGACCCCAGCGAGATCCGACCGGTCAGCAGCACGCCGTCCGAGTCCGCCAGGCCGACAGCCGCGGCCAGCAGGGGATGCCCGGCAGTCGCCAACCCCGCCGCCGTCACGTCTCCAACTCGCGGGCCCGTGCCGTCAGGCCAGTAGCGCTGGTGCTGGAAGGCGTAGGTGGGCAGATCCACCCGGCGCCCACCGGCCAGCACACTCTGCCAGTTCACCTCGGCTCCGCGGACGGACAGTTCGGCCGCCGAGGTCAGCATCCGGTCCAGGCCGCCGTCGTCGCGGCGCAGCGTGCCCGCGATCACAGCCTCCACACCGGCCTCGTCCACGCACTCCCCGATGCCGACCGTCAGCACCGGATGCGGACTCACCTCGACGAACACCCGATGCCGCTGCTGCAGCAACTGCCCCACCGCCGGAGCAAAACCCACCGTGCGGCGCAGGTTCTCACACCAATAGGCGGCATCAAGCTCCGGGCCTTCCAGCCACCCGCCGGTCACCGTCGAGAGCATCGGCACCCGCACCCGCCGCGGCGACACCTCCGCCAGCACCTGAGCCAGCTCTTCCCGAATCTGGTCCACCTGCGCCGAATGCGAGGCGTAATCCACCGCGATCCGCCGCACCCGCACCCCATCGAGCTGCCCGAGCAACTCCTCAACGGCCCCAACCTCACCCGCCACGACCACAGATGTGGGGCCGTTGACCGCCGCGACCGACACCCGGCCACCCCAGGCCGCGAGCCGCTCCTCCACCTGCTCCACCGGCAGCGCCACCGACGCCATCGCCCCCAGCCCGGCCAGCCGCTCCCCGATCAGACGGCTCCGCAAGGCCACCACCCGAGCCCCATCGGACAGCGACAGACCGCCCGCCACCACGGCTGCGGCGATCTCACCCTGCGAATGCCCAACCACCGCATCGGGGTGCAGGCCGAGCGATTCCCACACCGCCGCCAGCGACACCATCACCGCCCACGACACCGGCTGGACCACATCCACCCTGTCCAAGTCGCCCCCGCGGATCACTTCCAGCAACGACCAGTTCACGAACGGCTCAAGAGCCGCCGCACACTCCGCCATCCGCCCCGCGAACACCGGCGACTCCTCCAGCAGCCGCCGACCCATCCCCACCCACTGCGCCCCTTGACCAGGGAACACCCACACCGACTTCCCATCGACGTCGGCCACACCCCGCACGACCCCGGCCCTGGGCTCACCGGCCGCGACCGCACCCAGACCGGCCAGCAGCTCCCCGCCAATCACCACCGCACGGTGCTCGAACACCGACCGCGACGACACCAGCGCATACCCCACATCCACCGGATGCAGACCGCCACGCACATGCGCCACCAGACGACCCGCCTGTGCCCGCAGTGCCTCTTCGGACTTCGCCGACACCACCCACGGCACCACACCGCCGGCCGTACCAGCAGGCACCACACCGCCGGCTATACCAACAGGCTCCACAACCTGCGGACCCTGCTCCAGGATCACGTGCGCGTTGGTGCCACTGATCCCGAACGACGACACACCAGCCCGGCGCGGACGACCGGTCTCCGGCCACTCCGCCTGCTCGGTCAGCAGCTCGACGGCACCAGCCGACCAGTCCACATGCGAGGACGGCTCGTCGACATGAAGCGTCCTGGGCAGCACCCCATGCCGGAGCGCCATGACCATCTTGATCACACCCGCGACACCGGCAGCTGCCTGCGTGTGACCGATGTTCGACTTGATCGACCCCAGCAACAGCGGCCGCTCCCGATCCTGCCCATAGGTCGCAAGCAGCGCCTGCGCCTCGATCGGGTCACCCAACGTGGTCCCGGTCCCATGCCCCTCCACCGCATCCACATCAGCCGAG encodes:
- a CDS encoding type I polyketide synthase encodes the protein MSEDRKLVDSLKSVVADLRETRRRLQEVESGKHDPVVIVSMACRFPGGVGSPEDLWRLVAEGGDAIGEFPTTRGWDPAAVYNPDRESRGTSYVREGGFLHKAGEFDPGFFGISPREALAMDPQQRLLLEVSWEALERAGIDPVSLRGSRTGVFAGVIYHDYGPSVEFPLDVRAFATTGTAGSVATGRVAYALGLEGPAVTVDTACSSSLVALHLAVQALRGGECSLALAGGVTVMATPGMFIDFSAQGGLAGDGRCKAFAEGADGTSWSEGIGLLVLERLSDARRNGHQVLALVRGSAVNQDGASNGLTAPNGPSQQRVIRQALAGAGLTGAGVDAVEAHGTGTTLGDPIEAQALLATYGQGRERPVLLGSVKSNIGHTQAAAGVAGVIKMVMAMRHGLLPKTLHVDAPSSHVDWESGAVELLTEARPWPQVDRPWRAGVSSFGFSGTNAHMIIEQAPAISDAEERTPPAEGMLPVLLSGRTDQALRAQVGQLAALLDGEPGLDLAGTAFSLATTRSAFEYRAVVLAEDREDLLIGLGALADDVPAVGVARGVAMAEPQLAVLFTGQGSQRAGMGRELYERFPVFARALDAVVAEFDRHLDGSVREVMFAEPGGDAADLLDQTGWAQPALFALETALFRLMESWGVKPDVLVGHSIGELTAAHVAGVLTLKDACTLVAARARLMQALPAGGAMVAVQASEAEVSGLAGVSIAAVNGPSSTVIAGAEQAVLEAAAALQERGFRTKRLRVSHAFHSPLMDPMLEEFRAVVETLTYHPPQIPIVSTSTGDVCLPGYWVDQVRNTVRFADAVRTLDSQGVRAYLELGPDGVLTAMAADVLVDLGVDVHGSQAVLVPAVRRDRGEQTAAMTALAELHVRGVPVGWRAVLPSARRVELPTYPFQRDWYWPRPRMGDVRYLGQAAAGHPLLGAAVALAASDGALLTGHLSLRSQAWLADHVVGGRVLFPGTAFLELAVRAGDQVGCDLVEELTLAAPLVLTETDAVAVQVWVGAEEAGRRDLSIYTRPAQAADDEPWVRHAVGVLAVGGQTVERFDTSVWPPQGATSIELEGLYEQLAEGGLSYGPLFQGLRAAWRRDDEIFAEVSLPRRLESDANAFGMHPALLDAALHTVAFAGLDDSEGGRLPFSWGEVCLHAGGASVLRVRLARIEGDAVSLAVADEAGEPVLTARSLILRPLAAETGEGGRRSERDSLFKVEWTPMPPVPVTDPAPQAVVVGLHTFDLADQAQDAVVTELVSDPSAAVVDATHELNARVLAVLQQWLVDDRCRGSRLVFVTRGAVVAGDDDVISDLPAAAACGLVRSAQSENPGRFVLVDVEENQESALPDMLPVVLASGEPHVALREGQVWVPRLVPAAGGVSRPWDPDGTVLITGGTGGLGALFARHVVAGRGVRRLLLVSRRGLDAPGAVELRDELVARGVEVRVVACDVADRDQMAALLAAERSLTAVIHTAGVLADGTIASLTPERLDTVLKPKADAAWHLHELTADLDLAEFIVFSSVAGTVGAAGQGNYAAANSFLDALAQRRRTDGLPALSLAWGAWAQDSGMTATLSTGDVERLARAGTPPLAPERGVALFEAAIRTGEAVVAPVRLDLPALRAQGDVPPLLRRLVRGRRRIAAGRSAAAGTLLQRLVPLTGSERTEALMDLVRTEVAMVLGHLSPETVEVRREFRELGFDSLTAVELRNRLSGATGLRLSATLVFDYPTPVVLAEFLLAELLGEQADVVIPAGIQPVADDPIVIVGMACRYPGGVSSPEDLWRLVTEGVDGISPFPTTRGWDLGAVYNPDRESRGTSYVREGGFLHEAGEFDPGFFGISPREALAMDPQQRLLLEVSWEAMERSGIDPVSLRGSRTGVFAGVMYHDYASSVPFPPEVMGFVGTGTAGSVASGRLSYTFGLEGPAVTVDTACSSSLVAMHLAVQALRGGDCSLALAGGVTVMANPGPFIDFSAQGGLAGDGRCKSYSEAADGVSWSEGVGVVVLERLSDAQRNGHRVLAVVRGSAVNQDGASNGLTAPNGPSQRRLIRQALAGAGLTSADVDAVEGHGTGTTLGDPIEAQALLATYGQDRERPLLLGSIKSNIGHTQAAAGVAGVIKMVMALRHGVLPRTLHVDEPSSHVDWSAGAVELLTEQAEWPETGRPRRAGVSSFGISGTNAHVILEQGPQVVEPVGIAGGVVPAGTAGGVVPWVVSAKSEEALRAQAGRLVAHVRGGLHPVDVGYALVSSRSVFEHRAVVIGGELLAGLGAVAAGEPRAGVVRGVADVDGKSVWVFPGQGAQWVGMGRRLLEESPVFAGRMAECAAALEPFVNWSLLEVIRGGDLDRVDVVQPVSWAVMVSLAAVWESLGLHPDAVVGHSQGEIAAAVVAGGLSLSDGARVVALRSRLIGERLAGLGAMASVALPVEQVEERLAAWGGRVSVAAVNGPTSVVVAGEVGAVEELLGQLDGVRVRRIAVDYASHSAQVDQIREELAQVLAEVSPRRVRVPMLSTVTGGWLEGPELDAAYWCENLRRTVGFAPAVGQLLQQRHRVFVEVSPHPVLTVGIGECVDEAGVEAVIAGTLRRDDGGLDRMLTSAAELSVRGAEVNWQSVLAGGRRVDLPTYAFQHQRYWPDGTGPRVGDVTAAGLATAGHPLLAAAVGLADSDGVLLTGRISLGSHPWLADHAVAGTVIFPGTGFLELAIRAGDRVGCEVVEELTLTAPLVLGERDAVAVQVWVGAAQDNGHRSLSIYARAAEAGDDAPWVRHAVGVLAAGGSAGERFDVGEWPPRGVSVIDVDGVYGDLAAGGFEYGPVFQGLRAAWQGRDGEVFVEVVLPEQASSSAGLFGVHPALLDAVLHAVPFVGLEPVEGGRLPFSWGGVCLHASGASVLRVRLAGTGVDSVALTAVDAAGEPVLSVGSLVLRPFSPDQLAAAGGRVSERDGLFRLEWATLADLPVADVTVAGLEGLGPDLVEAWPVEVHRDLSALASAGPVPGVVLAGVAGLGVDVVAGAHEVAASVLRLLQEWLADERLEGSRLVFVTRGAVSASDGEPVEDLAAAAVWGLVRSAQSEDPGRFVLLDVGADLEPETLAGVLASGEPQVAVRAGQVRVLRLAVLGSGAGLLPPSGGVAWRLGSRAKGSLDALELLEFPQAAAPLTAGQVRIEVHAAGVNFRDLLDGLNALGWFQDKVGLMGGEAAGVVLEVGPGVAGLQPGDRVVGLVEGGFGPVVVAGDQLLVKIPDGMSFEEAATIPVVFLTVFYGLMDLAGLRAGESLLVHAGTGGAGMAAIQLAQRLGVEVFATASPAKWDVLRSLGIPDDHIASSRDLDFEEKFRRERGIDVVLNSLTGDFVDASARLLRPGGRFVEMGKLDIRDADRFPGLVYRWFDVLDAGTDRLREILIELMGLFAAGELRPLPVTAWDVRRGREAFRFMSQARHTGKIVLTMPRRWDPDGTVLITGGTGGLGAEVARHVVAEHGVRHLLLTSRRGLDAPGAAELQAELIAHGADVEIAACDMADRDQVAALLSGRALTVVIHAAGVLDDGTIASLTPERLDTVLRPKVDAVWHLHELTQDPDLAAFVVFSSFAGVMGSAGQGNYAAANAWLDALMAQRRAHGLPGLSLAWGLWERATGMTGGMSRADVQRMTAAGMPPITTEQGLALFDAAIGSDLPLVVPVRLNPPSLPQEQIPPLLRGLVRGARRTASSAPAGDGVLLRQVAGLTQADRVRFVVDLVRAQAAAVLGHPSLDAVEARREFRELGFDSLTAIELRNRLNTATGLRLPSTAIFDYPTPIVLAEHLLSEVLGTHGDVMVPVAAAPMTDDPIVIVSMACRFPGGVSSPEDLWRLVIEEQDAITPLPSDRGWQSYGDFGLKGGFIFDAPEFDAEFFRISPREALAMDPQQRLLLEVAWEAFERAGIAADALRGSATGVYIGSVGTDYVPGEESRGHIMTGHLASVASGRISYTFGLEGPAVTVDTACSSSLVTIHMAAQALRNGECSLALAGGATVMATLGAFAEFNEQGGLAPDARCKAFADSADGIGWSEGVGLVMLERLSDAQHNGHQVLAIVRGSAINQDGASNGLTAPNGPSQRRVIRQTLANAGLAPADVDAVEAHGTGTVLGDPIEAQALLATYGQGRERPLLLGSVKSNIGHSQAAAGVAGVIKMVMALWHGVLPRTLHVDAPSSHVDWTTGAVEVLAEATEWPETGRPRRAGVSSFGISGTNAHMILEQGPEVVTEDREPAAGVVPWVVSGRTAGALRAQADRLMAHVRGGLHPVDVGYALVSSRSVFEHRAVVVGGELLAGLGAVAAGEAAAGVVRGVADVDGKSVWVFPGQGAQWVGMGRRLLEESPVFAGRMAECAAALEPFVNWSLLEVIRGGDLDRVDVVQPVSWAVMVSLAAVWESLGLHPDAVVGHSQGEIAAAVVAGGLSLSDGARVVALRSRLIGERLAGLGAMASVALPVEQVEERLAAWGGRVSVAAVNGPTSVVVAGEVGAVEELLGQLDGVR